TGTATATTATCATCGAGGCCTATTGAGTTCTATCAAAGCCTATCGAGGCAGGGGCTAAATCAGCCATATGTCTAATCTATCCAGGCCTATCGAGGTAGATGCTAAATCATGGCTTATGTCTCATTCTATCGAGGCACCCTAAAACTTAAATATCTAATAGCATCGAGTCCTATTGAGACCTATCAATGTCAATTGAGGCACATTAAAAGACAAACCTAACATATACTATTGAGGTGGgtcaatatttttgaaaaaaaacccagatttcttagTTACCCAGCCCCAATCTATCCCATGAACAAAACATCAACAAAAAACCAGACTTtgcaaattaaaaagaaaaccccCACCTTCGCGTACTTGGGAGTTGTTTCGCCTACTTCAGAGTTGTTTGGTTGCCTCTGGATGCTACCGGTCCGATGTTCAAATGCTGGTTCCGAAGACCTTCTCCGACAATGCTTCTCTTCTCCAATTTCGTTGGGTTGCGACAGATTCAAATGTGGTTTTTGAGAGTTTTTTTGGTTCAGGACCGAGAGTGAGAGAGAATAtagagagaccgagagagaagagagagagtcgAAACAAATGACAATGGTATTTTAGGTACTAAGATAAATAATAGGACCAAAGTGAGACTCATATAGGtgatatagtattttttttaaatacaatccCTTGtatgcattaaaagtcaaatttctcCACTCACTCCTAACTTTACAATACAATAAATTGTTTTAAAGAGAAATCCCactatttattattaattatatttaaaggTCATTTATTACAAAATATTGTCCTGAAATGATTGTCTGGCTTTTAAATTTTCTCATATATCCCCACAATGAATTGATATATAAAGTATATAATTTCCCAACTTTTCTCATATAATTATCTCTTAACAAAGAATTATACCCTTTCTAGGAAATATACTTATTTAGTGCGCTCTCTTtgaataaaatataactttagaTTATCTAATACGAGTAATACTTACCTGGATCATGAAATAGTACATTCGGTTTAAATTCGATCAGTCATTTTTTTAATGTGATTAAATTATTCTTTAAATAATTAAGTCATTAAAATATTAAGCCAAATATTGTGACACTTGTGATAATATAATTGTTCtaacaccaatttttttttaaaaaaatgattttaaattaaaaaaaatataaacctaatCAAAATAACTAAATAATTTTAATTCTTCTTCTTGCTTCTTGCAAGACCATCAAGTACAATTCTTCTACaacaacaaataaataatattttgaaacTAAAGAAAATTAAATCTACGAAGAAcacgaacagttttatgtttttgataaacaCGACCAACAACAAAAATACTCCTAATTACACACAACAATCATAACCAAAACAAACTAAATTACAGTTCTAACTCAAAATCAACCAAAATAGCCTCAACCATTACTTTTATTCTTGCTCAACCACTCAGATGTCGACCCCAAGATATCACCAACCCGTTGTTCGCATTTTTCGGCCATAGCCCATGCAACGTCGTCATCGAGCTCTACAAATCTTGATTAATGTCAACATCGAGCCTTATGTCTCCCATTCATAACATGAACATTATCGTCGATAGCATCTACAACAGCTCTTCTTTGCTCGCGACATCACCATCTTTTTGACATTTTTTGCGTATGTGTGTTTAggttttatgtttatgtttatttatttgatttaaatttaaagttattatatttgtgtttgttTAAGTTTTAACTAGGTACAAATATTGTaagttttagtttttaattttgattttgttaaaataaattcttatttatattttaaaataaaaaaattaaattagacCAATTGAAATATACTATGTGGTAGGATATATGTTTTAAAACtagttttggttaattaattatttataaatgaaaataatttggttatattaaaaaatttagtgtTCAAATTTGAGCCAAGAGTATATATTGCCaattttataattttagaatAACAAACTAATATTAGTAGAAATAAAAGGTACAAAACTATATTTTGTTAAagaaatgtattttttttaattctatattttgtcctattatttatttgtatcttatattttctgtaatttgTAAACTGATTCGAATAGAttattttgaactaaaatcacaaataattcatcaaacaaaCAATTTAGAATAAAAACACAACTATTCTACCTAACATctgtattattatattttatttatttttaatcaaattcGAATTTAGAAGTATATTTCAgtaattttataaaatacaagattaaaaaaataatttattaaaatatatggtCAAAataaatgttatacccaaaaattggagaatgcatcctaggaggctaaggagaatgcattctaggagagctaaggggagtggtgctaggagaccccaaggaggatgtggtgctaggagaccccaagagggtgatcctaggagaacccaaggatgaggtccgaggagaactcaagaaagtggtcttaggagaccccaaggagaaagtggtcctaggagaccccaaggaggatgtggtcctaggagaccctaagagtgtgtttgaggtaagcctcccaaggtttcctaagtgttggctcgaacgtgtccaaggtaggtagctaaggaggaggagtcccatgcaagtcaagagTGGAGACTTAGTTTTtgccaaggagagcctacacaatgtccgatcggacatagttgggagatgctaaaggagagtgcctcagacttgtccaaggtgaggtaccaaggaggatgcctcggaccaccttggtccgaggagaaggccacgaggtccgaagggaccttgaatggaggaggtatgctcggacttgttcgaggagagaaacaagagagaaggatgcctcggaccaccttggtcagaggagaaggccatcatgtctgatcggacatgtcatggaggaggttgcctcaaagttgcccgaggtgaggtgccaagggagttggctcggaccaccttggtccgaggagagccaagcttgtatcaccttggtccaaggaaagcttgaaggagtaatcaacttgcatgtgagactacgtcaaaatcccctgaacgactctagcaagaattggtctaggcacccgggaatctctcattcctcactcaaattgaggaattagttgtattttaaatatttcttgtaatataaatataagatgaataataaaatatccctatctaaaggggatatcagttgagtatcccaggcctataaatagagggcttatgggattagagaagggcttctgcttcttctttctagagagagaaaattgggactgcgtattctagagagagaaaattgggtctgtgtattctagagagagaactcttgtattttcacaatctgtactgaagaaactcagttggctcagtccatctgatcttgagtataaatctataaatcacaactctaagtggattaggctattaccgacaatcgggactgaaccactataaaatctcttgtgttgtTTATCTTTCTGTTcataaactgtctgttgtcgtttacattctcttgaaggcttgtcgtatttgacgttctcacgtcgttggctaaaaagacagtcaacaataAATAATCATACAAAATACAATGCGGAAAAAGTAAAAAGTATAAATACTCATTTGATACTTTgcgttttatcgaaatacaaacttggtaccctctgttttttATAATTATCAATCGATATCCTATGTTTGCAAAATCTACATAACTTGGTACCCTTCGTgcgtttaaatttttaatattcctagattatccatcattttaatgatttatttgattttcaattattttattaattttaaatgatttaaatatattttcagaatttataaaataaaaaaaatatacgtGAGAATGGAAGGGTGAGGAACTGAGATGGTGATGGTGAGATTGAGtgaaaaatatgagtttttttttattgattaaattaaaatttagatttatttaaagttaattaataagattttgattaattttaaaaaaaaattaagtccatttttttattaattaaatttattttaaaaacaattttgtttattgaaattattttaaagttttaattaaatatttattttattttataaattttcaaaatatatttaaattatttaaaaataataaaataattgaaaattaaataaataattaatataagaGTTAATTtgagaatattaaaaatttaatgaCAGAAAGATACCAAACTAGCtaatttttgcaaaaaaaaaaaaaatctataagtAATTATGAGAAACAGAAGTATTTACATACAATAGTAGTATTTACCTTTTTtatttaggaactttgttttacGTTTTTTTAACAATAAAAAACTCTTCTATGTATTACTTATTCCAGCTAAATTGTGTAATAAATAGCATTTAAGTAGTTGAGTATGAAAGGACAAAGCTACCCTCGGTAGACTAAACCACAAAAAAGAGTACCGCATAAAAACGTAAGCCGAGGTCAAAGAGAGACAAAAGAACACTGTCCCACGTTGTTGCTTTCTCTCTTCTGGAGTTCGAAGCTCAAACTTTGTTTCGATATCTAATTCCGTCACCGGTAAACCGCTTTTCTTCGCCGTAATCCACTCGACTCCTTCGTCTTCAGCGGTCACTCGGCGATCGCTTCAGAATGAGCACAGGCGAGCTTCTCAGTATCGAACCCCAAGAGCTACAGTTCTCTTGTAAGCCCTCTCAGATTCACTTTCTCAATTTTCAAACGGgaaagaaaattaaataaataaatgaaaaaattatttatttgttttttagaTCCATGTTTctgtttattttttctttcaagaGTTTCTGATATTTTTTTCCTTGTTTGGGTGGGAAAAAAAAGTTGAATTGAGGAAGCAGATCGGTTGCTCTTTGCAACTCCTAAATAAGACCGATAATTATGTGGCTTTCAAGGTACTTAAttgtaatttccttttttttaaaaaaacttttatGTGGGTTATGGTAATTTGGTGGGTTTATTGATTTATGTGACCCACTAAGTTTTTAACCTTAATTTGGTTGGTTTTTAGGTTAAGACCACAAATCCGAAAAAGTATTGTGTTAGACCCAATACTGGAGTTGTTTTGCCAAGGTCTACATGCAGTGTTATGGGTAAAGACTTCTTTTTTATCTTAATTATTATCATTTAACTCTAGATTAATCatgttttgtttgaattttttttttcctgcAAAAAgtgttaatattttttaaattctcAAATGGGTTTTTAGTAACAATGCAAGCACAGAAGGAAGCGCCCCTAGATATGCAATGCAAGGACAAGTTCTTGCTTCAGAGTGTTGTAGCTAACGCAGGGGCTTCTGCGAAAGATGTTACTCCAGAGATGGTATTTATATTAAGGATTCTTTGAAAGTTAATGCGTTTATTAGTCAGCAAAGTGATGTAAGTAATGCCAatgtgtttttctttcttttcagttCAACAAGGAATCTGGGCATCATGTAGAAGAGTGTAAATTGAGAGTTGTCTATGTGGCTCCCCCTCGGCCGCCTTCCCCCGTAAGGGAAGGATCAGAGGAAGGTTCTTCCCCACGGGCATCAATATCAGACAATGGGCACCCTAATTCTTCTGAACTAAGTATTACCGTGAGTATTTTGTGGTTAACAAATCATTTTCTATCAATGGTCTTTATGCAGCTAGAACAGTCCTCAAAGTGATTCATGATATATTGAATTCTGGATATGTGGATTGTAGGCTTCAAGAGGTTCTGTTGATCGGCATGGGCGAGTTGAGGCTCATGATGTGTCGTCGTCAGAGGTATTTTTCTATTTCAAATTTTGTGTTTTCTCTAATTGAATGAAGGGGTTAGTCAATTAAGAAAAAACATTGAAATGTTCAACAAATACATATTAGTGTAGGGTGATTAGTTGTTTGGGTATGATTCATGTtata
This genomic interval from Humulus lupulus chromosome 8, drHumLupu1.1, whole genome shotgun sequence contains the following:
- the LOC133797622 gene encoding vesicle-associated protein 1-2-like, whose product is MSTGELLSIEPQELQFSFELRKQIGCSLQLLNKTDNYVAFKVKTTNPKKYCVRPNTGVVLPRSTCSVMVTMQAQKEAPLDMQCKDKFLLQSVVANAGASAKDVTPEMFNKESGHHVEECKLRVVYVAPPRPPSPVREGSEEGSSPRASISDNGHPNSSELSITASRGSVDRHGRVEAHDVSSSEARAVITKLTEEKNSVLQQNSKLQQELELFKRDASRSRGGLPLVYVIIIGLLGILLGYLFKRT